From Musa acuminata AAA Group cultivar baxijiao unplaced genomic scaffold, Cavendish_Baxijiao_AAA HiC_scaffold_412, whole genome shotgun sequence, a single genomic window includes:
- the LOC135582668 gene encoding translation initiation factor IF3-2, chloroplastic-like — protein MARIAICSFNPSPSLSPAAPNPSRRLPFVPLPLRLKFSRNRIGGRRPLAAVVARYGGGGGYRPGPSRTRPRDGRAAADPDYDPALDLDRIKSSSVRLLDEQQNMLGVMSIDEAVRMADDADLILAILSIDADPPVLRLFESTDYKKHKYEQQKKKRVQQKRSAANRMDIKELKMGYNIDSHDYSVRLKAAQKFLKDGDKVKVIVNLKGRENEFRNIAIELLQRFQSDIGELATEESKNFSERNIFMVLMPNKAVLQKNQEQPKKKEKPVTEVSASV, from the exons ATGGCCAGAATCGCTATCTGTTCTTTCAATCCCTCGCCCTCCTTGTCTCCCGCGGCACCCAACCCGTCGAGGCGCCTCCCCTTCGTGCCGCTACCCCTCCGGCTCAAATTCTCCCGGAACCGGATCGGCGGTCGCCGTCCCCTCGCTGCGGTGGTCGCCCgctacggcggcggcggcgggtacCGCCCTGGCCCATCCCGGACGCGCCCGAGAGATGGCCGCGCCGCCGCAGATCCCGACTACGACCCTGCCCTCGACCTTGACAGGATCAA GTCATCTTCTGTAAGGTTATTAGACGAGCAGCAAAATATG CTTGGTGTAATGTCAATAGATGAAGCCGTAAGAATGGCAGATGATGCTGATCTAATTCTG GCAATTTTGTCCATAGATGCAGACCCTCCTGTGCTTCGCCTCTTTGAGAGTACAGATTACAA AAAACACAAGTACGAGCAGCAAAAGAAGAAACGAGTGCAACAAAAGAGATCTGCCG CAAACCGCATGGACATTAAGGAACTTAAAATGGG GTACAACATTGACTCTCATGATTACTCTGtgcggttaaaagctgctcagaagTTCCTTAAAGATGGAGATAAG GTTAAGGTCATTGTTAACTTGAAAGGCCGGGAAAATGAGTTCAGGAATATTGCTATCGAACTTCTTCAGCGTTTTCAGAGTGACATTGGGGAG CTGGCAACTGAGGAGAGTAAAAACTTCAGCGAAAGAAACATCTTCATGGTTCTCATGCCCAACAAAGCAGTTCTGCAAAAAAACCAGGAACagccaaagaaaaaggaaaaaccaGTTACAGAAGTTTCTGCAAGTGTTTAG
- the LOC103970993 gene encoding pentatricopeptide repeat-containing protein At4g30700 has protein sequence MAVRRHHKALYLGLISAATTLHHLDQILAHSIVTGYHPDLITATALLRRVSDLGGTAAAPRALRLFSSVPDPDLFFLNVLLRSLPPSTALPLLSSLPRHHPHLRPNTFTYAAVASAASNHPEAAPPLHARIIVDGFANDLFVASSLADLYLNSSQVSLAEKVFDGIPDPDTVLWNTLISGLVKNCSFSSAASVFQRMVASNSARFDSTTLAVVLPAAAELHDPNLGTLVHCLGIKLGLASPPHVVTGLISMYSKCGDIPAAEFLFEEIEYPDLIAYNAMISGYSINGHIESSVGLFMELLVSGVGRPNSSTMVGLIPVFSPFGYELLARSIHGFAVKAGFDVNSAVSTALTTVYCRLNDMEAARRAFDSMPEKSMASWNAMISGYAQNGLTATAISLFREMQACNLRPNQITVTSMLSACAQLGALTMGKWVHQIIAEEDLELNVFVSTALVDMYAKCGSIAEARSIFDDMEEKNVVSWNAMISAYGIHGRGLESLKLFEAMRSASVAPTGVTFLSVLCACSHGGLVEEGRAIFESMKREQGVEPGPEHYASMVDLLGRAGRLGEALEFIKTTPESAGAGVWGALLGACMIHKESELARYAARKLFELEPENPGYYVLLSNIHSSKRNYLEAAMVRQDAKNRKLAKTPGCTLIEVGDAVHTFTAGDRSHPQSTAIHSLLEKLTGKIIEAGYRAETEAALYDVEEEEKEQMVKVHSERLAIAFGLISTGPGTEIRIIKNLRVCLDCHQATKFISKITQRVIVVRDATRFHHFRDGVCSCGDYW, from the coding sequence ATGGCCGTGCGCCGCCACCACAAGGCCCTCTACCTCGGCCTCATCTCTGCCGCCACCACCCTTCACCACCTCGACCAGATTCTCGCCCACTCCATCGTCACCGGCTATCACCCTGACCTCATCACCGCTACCGCCCTCCTCCGCCGCGTTTCCGACCTTGGTGGCACCGCCGCCGCCCCCCGCGCCCTCCGCCTCTTCTCCTCCGTCCCCGACCCTGATCTCTTCTTCCTCAACGTCCTCCTCCGCTCCCTCCCACCCTCCACTGCCCTccccctcctctcctccctcccccGCCATCACCCCCACCTGCGCCCCAACACTTTCACCTACGCTGCCGTCGCCTCCGCTGCTTCTAACCACCCCGAGGCCGCCCCTCCACTCCACGCCCGTATCATCGTCGATGGTTTCGCCAATGACCTCTTCGTTGCCTCCTCGCTCGCCGATCTCTACCTCAACTCATCACAGGTCTCCCTGGCGGAGAAGGTGTTTGATGGAATTCCTGACCCGGATACCGTTCTTTGGAACACGCTTATCTCCGGATTGGTAAAAAACTGCTCCTTTTCAAGTGCGGCGAGCGTCTTCCAGCGAATGGTAGCGTCCAACAGTGCCAGGTTCGATTCAACCACCTTGGCGGTCGTCCTCCCTGCAGCAGCAGAGCTCCACGATCCGAACTTGGGGACGCTGGTGCATTGCTTGGGCATCAAACTGGGGTTGGCATCTCCTCCGCATGTCGTCACAGGGTTGATATCCATGTACTCCAAGTGCGGTGACATCCCTGCCGCAGAGTTCTTGTTTGAGGAGATAGAATACCCGGATTTGATTGCATATAACGCAATGATCTCAGGGTACTCCATCAATGGCCACATCGAATCTTCTGTGGGCTTGTTTATGGAGCTACTGGTTTCGGGTGTAGGGAGACCGAACTCAAGCACCATGGTCGGCTTGATCCCGGTTTTCAGTCCCTTTGGCTATGAACTGCTCGCTCGATCCATTCATGGCTTCGCTGTGAAAGCTGGTTTCGATGTGAACTCTGCCGTATCGACAGCTCTCACCACCGTCTACTGCAGACTGAATGATATGGAAGCAGCAAGGCGAGCTTTTGATTCCATGCCGGAGAAGAGCATGGCGTCTTGGAACGCCATGATATCCGGGTATGCACAGAACGGTTTGACAGCAACGGCGATCTCACTGTTCAGGGAGATGCAGGCGTGCAACCTCAGACCCAATCAGATCACCGTCACCAGCATGCTTTCGGCGTGTGCTCAGCTCGGAGCTCTCACCATGGGAAAATGGGTGCATCAAATAATCGCAGAGGAAGACCTTGAGCTCAACGTCTTCGTGTCCACCGCACTCGTCGACATGTACGCCAAGTGCGGGAGCATCGCGGAAGCTCGAAGCATTTTCGATGACATGGAGGAGAAGAATGTGGTCTCCTGGAACGCCATGATATCGGCTTACGGAATCCATGGCCGAGGCCTCGAATCTCTGAAGCTCTTTGAGGCGATGCGGAGTGCGAGCGTCGCGCCCACGGGCGTCACCTTCCTCTCGGTTCTGTGTGCTTGCAGCCATGGCGGGTTGGTGGAAGAGGGCCGCGCCATCTTCGAGTCCATGAAGCGTGAGCAAGGAGTGGAGCCAGGGCCGGAGCACTACGCTTCCATGGTGGATCTCCTTGGCCGAGCAGGGCGACTCGGCGAGGCGCTCGAGTTCATAAAGACGACACCTGAGAGCGCCGGTGCGGGCGTCTGGGGTGCGTTGCTTGGTGCTTGCATGATCCACAAGGAGAGCGAGCTCGCTAGATATGCTGCACGCAAGCTGTTCGAGCTGGAGCCCGAGAACCCCGGTTACTACGTCCTCCTTTCCAACATACATTCATCCAAGAGGAACTACCTGGAAGCAGCCATGGTGAGACAGGATGCCAAGAACAGGAAGCTGGCGAAGACACCGGGATGCACTCTGATCGAGGTCGGGGATGCCGTGCACACCTTCACGGCCGGCGACAGGTCGCACCCGCAGTCAACCGCGATCCACTCCCTGCTGGAGAAGCTGACCGGGAAGATCATCGAGGCGGGGTATCGGGCGGAGACCGAAGCAGCATTATACGAcgtcgaggaggaggagaaggagcagATGGTGAAGGTCCACAGCGAGCGGCTGGCGATCGCTTTTGGGCTCATCAGCACCGGCCCGGGGACGGAGATCAGGATCATCAAGAACCTGAGGGTGTGCTTGGACTGTCACCAAGCCACCAAGTTCATTTCCAAGATCACTCAGAGGGTGATTGTCGTAAGGGATGCTACAAGGTTTCACCATTTCAGAGATGGGGTGTGCTCCTGTGGGGACTACTGGTGA
- the LOC135658734 gene encoding uncharacterized protein LOC135658734 has product MWAASCLASCCAACACEACRSVVGGISRRSARIAYCGLFALSLVVSWVLREVAAPLMESLPWINHFRKTPDREWFETDAVLRVSLGNFFFFTLLAVLMIGIKDQKDPRDRLHHGGWMAKIVCWCIVVFLMFFVPNGIVSFYETISKFGSGLFLLVQVVLLLDFVHAWNENWVSKDEQFWYMALLIVSLVCYVATFSFTGLLFHWFTPSGHDCGLNTFFIVLTLIFVFVFAVVALHPKVNGSLLPASVISLYCTYLCYSGISSEPRDYECNGLHNHSKAVSTGSLTLGLLTTVLSVVYSAVRAGSSTTLISPPSSPRAGSEKPLLPFDKLEEQEDKKKDEAKPVSYSYAFFHLIFSLASMYSAMLLTGWSTSVGGSGKLVDVGWPSVWVRIITGWATASLFIWSLIAPLIFPERVF; this is encoded by the exons ATGTGGGCAGCCTCGTGCCTCGCCTCTTGCTGCGCCGCCTGCGCCTGCGAGGCGTGCCGCTCGGTCGTCGGAGGAATCAGCCGCCGCTCCGCCCGCATCGCCTACTGCGGCCTCTTTGCCCTCTCCCTCGTCGTCTCCTGGGTCCTCCGTGAGGTCGCCGCTCCCCTTATGGAGTCCCTCCCTT GGATTAATCACTTCCGTAAGACGCCCGATAGGGAGTGGTTTGAGACCGACGCTGTGCTTCGTGTCAGCCTGGGGaatttcttcttctttactctcttGGCTGTTCTAATGATTGGAATCAAGGATCAGAAGGATCCGCGTGACCGGCTGCACCATGGTGGTTGGATGGCCAAGATTGTTTGCTGGTGCATCGTGGTGTTTCTCATGTTCTTTGTCCCCAATGGCATTGTCAGCTTTTATG AGACAATATCAAAGTTCGGTTCAGGATTATTTCTTCTCGTTCAGGTTGTACTCTTGCTGGATTTCGTACATGCATGGAATGAAAACTGGGTTTCAAAAGATGAGCAATTTTG GTATATGGCTTTGTTAATTGTCTCGCTGGTTTGCTACGTTGCAACATTCTCCTTTACAGGGCTGCTGTTTCACTGGTTTACTCCATCAGGACATGATTGCGGACTTAACACCTTTTTCATCGTTCTGACattgatttttgtttttgtttttgctgTCGTCGCATTGCATCCAAAG GTAAATGGCAGCTTGTTGCCAGCATCAGTTATTTCCCTTTACTGCACCTACCTCTGCTATAGTGGTATTTCTAGTGAACCAAGGGATTATGAGTGCAATGGTCTCCACAACCATTCAAAAGCTGTTTCAACTGGGAGTCTTACACTGGGCTTGCTTACTACTGTGCTCTCTGTTGTATACTCAGCTGTTCGTGCCGGCTCCTCAACAACTTTGATCTCTCCCCCAAGTTCTCCTCGTGCTG GATCGGAGAAGCCATTGCTCCCATTTGACAAGCTAGAGGAACAGGAAGACAAAAAGAAGGACGAGGCAAAGCCAGTCTCCTACTCATATGCCTTCTTCCACCTCATCTTCTCTCTCGCAAGCATGTACTCAGCAATGCTTCTGACTGGCTGGTCCACCTCGGTTGGCGGAAGTGGGAAGCTCGTCGATGTGGGGTGGCCCTCTGTGTGGGTCAGGATCATCACCGGGTGGGCAACAGCATCTCTCTTCATCTGGTCCCTTATTGCGCCACTTATCTTTCCTGAGAGGGTGTTCTGA
- the LOC135658736 gene encoding RING-H2 finger protein ATL13-like encodes MDWVFHESIRGISSSPFPLSLPLAVLPPPPPSPPPPPPVVNIENRISPSILLIIIILAIIFFISGLLHLLVRYLLRPINREPEATENSTALQGQLQQLFHLHDAGVDQSFIDTLPVFPYKAIIGLKDPFDCAVCLCEFEADDKLRLLPKCSHAFHVECIDTWLLSHSTCPLCRRSLLPDFSPPTSCSPLLLVLESGSESSRESVSERGDSFSNTGLVCHGDDDGPGTSINDTSQKPVEITAKEEARSVVAASEADETEVVPVKLGKFRSVDGDGAVGEGSSTANSTLDQRRCFSMGSYEYVMDERSLLQVPIKPPKKPIVHRPGHRDAISECDYHSKREAFKGLDALRAAEFRDGGGNASISRNQHKKESFSVSKIWLRSKKEKPMADDSSRRALSFRLPLHRAVMTDESKLKSRAIPVATASEFNVSTWEKSSSEVDLDAEVGSSNRVRSPADEAPSFARTLLWLVGRQNKRKTKRRCNSFLSINPFLIKS; translated from the exons ATGGACTGGGTGTTTCATGAAAGCATCAGGGGGATATCTTCTTCTCCATTTCCTCTTTCACTCCCATTAGCAGtcctcccaccaccaccaccatcaccccctccacctcctcctgtTGTTAATATTGAGAATAGGATCAGTCCTAGTATTCTCCTGATAATTATCATACTTGCAATCATCTTCTTCATCTCTGGGCTGCTCCACCTACTTGTGAGATACCTCCTGAGACCCATCAACAGGGAACCAGAAGCCACAGAGAACTCGACAGCACTCCAGGGCCAGTTGCAGCAGTTGTTCCATCTCCATGATGCAGGGGTCGACCAGTCCTTCATAGACACCCTCCCAGTCTTTCCCTACAAGGCCATCATCGGCCTCAAGGACCCATTTGACTGTGCTGTGTGCCTCTGTGAGTTTGAGGCTGATGACAAGCTCAGGCTGCTCCCAAAGTGCAGCCATGCCTTCCATGTAGAGTGTATAGATACTTGGCTCTTGTCCCACTCCACCTGCCCCCTCTGCAGAAGAAGCCTCCTCCCTGACTTCTCTCCTCCAACCAGTTGTAGCCCCTTACTCCTTGTTCTTGAGTCTGGGAGTGAGAGTTCAAGGGAGAGTGTTTCTGAGAGGGGAGACTCCTTCTCTAATACTGGTCTTGTTTGTCATGGAGATGATGATGGCCCTGGGACTTCTATCAATGATACTTCACAAAAGCCAGTGGAGATCACTGCAAAGGAAGAAGCTCGCTCGGTAGTGGCAGCCTCAGAGGCTGATGAAACAGAGGTAGTACCTGTCAAGCTCGGCAAGTTTAGGAGTGTGGATGGTGATGGAGCTGTTGGTGAAGGCAGTAGCACTGCAAACAGTACTCTGGACCAGAGGAGGTGCTTCTCCATGGGTTCCTATGAGTATGTGATGGATGAGAGGTCCTTGCTTCAGGTTCCCATTAAGCCACCAAAGAAACCAATCGTCCACAGGCCCGGGCACCGGGATGCAATCTCGGAATGTGATTACCATTCAAAAAGGGAGGCATTTAAAGGACTGGATGCACTAAGAGCTGCCGAGTTCAGAGATGGTGGTGGTAATGCTAGTATTAGCCGCAATCAGCATAAGAAAGAAAGCTTCTCAGTCTCCAAGATATGGCTTCGGTCCAAGAAAGAGAAGCCCATGGCTGATGACTCTTCCCGGCGAGCTTTATCTTTCCGGTTGCCGTTGCATCGGGCGGTGATGACCGATGAATCAAAGCTGAAGAGCCGTGCCATCCCTGTTGCTACTGCATCTGAATTCAACGTTTCGACATGGGAGAAGAGCTCAAGTGAAGTAGATCTGGATGCGGAGGTAGGAAGCTCCAATAGAGTACGATCTCCGGCTGATGAGGCACCCTCATTTGCAAGAACGTTGCTTTGGCTGGTAGGAAGGCAGAACAAG AGGAAAACCAAAAGAAGATGCAATAGTTTCCTCTCAATTAATCCCTTTCTCATCAAGAGCTAA